A region of Lagenorhynchus albirostris chromosome 20, mLagAlb1.1, whole genome shotgun sequence DNA encodes the following proteins:
- the LOC132511895 gene encoding acetyl-CoA carboxylase 1-like codes for MSGSVLEPEGTVEIKFRRKDLVKTMRRVDPVYIHLAERLGTPELSAAERKELESKLKEREDFLLPIYRQVAVQFADLHDTPGRMQEKGVINDILDWKTSRTFFYWRLRRLLLEDLVKKKIHNANPELTDGQIQAMLRRWFVEVEGTVKAYVWDNNKDLVEWLEKQLAEEDGARSVIEENIKYISRDYVLKQIRSLVQANPEVAMDSIVHMTQHISPTQRAEVVRILSTMDSPST; via the exons ATGTC GGGATCAGTTCTGGAGCCAGAAGGGACAGTAGAAATCAAATTCCGCAGAAAGGATCTGGTGAAAACCATGCGTCGGGTGGACCCCGTCTACATCCACTTGGCTGAGCGATTGG GCACCCCCGAGCTAAGCGCAGCTGAGCGGAAGGAGCTGGAGAGCAAGCTGAAGGAGCGGGAGGACTTTCTCCTTCCCATTTACCGCCAGGTGGCCGTGCAGTTTGCTGACTTGCACGACACACCGGGCCGGATGCAGGAGAAGGGTGTCATCAAC GACATCCTGGATTGGAAGACATCCCGTACCTTCTTCTACTGGAGGCTGAGGCGTCTCTTGCTGGAGGACCTGGTCAAGAAGAAAATTCACAACGCCAACCCCGAGCTGACCGACGGCCAGATCCAGGCCATGTTAAGGCGCTGGTTTGTGGAAGTGGAAGGGACAGTGAAG GCCTATGTTTGGGACAACAACAAGGATCTGGTGGAATGGCTGGAGAAGCAGCTGGCAGAGGAAGATGGCGCTCGCTCGGTAATAGAGGAGAACATCAAGTATATCAGCAGAGACTACGTCCTCAAGCAGATCCGCAG CTTGGTACAGGCCAATCCAGAGGTTGCCATGGATTCCATCGTCCACATGACCCAGCACATCTCGCCCACTCAGCGAGCAGAAGTCGTTCGGATCCTCTCCACAATGGACTCCCCGTCAACGTAG